One segment of Gammaproteobacteria bacterium DNA contains the following:
- a CDS encoding SseB family protein encodes MNEAATAEPTALESALLITADNLEGRRKILQLLFDARVYVVLDQPWDGRALPSTDMHLLLVSDGKNSQQAMLALFTSREKCTAVPKGDSLFDYPVEVDAKWALLGVPEGAGILVNPNSAPAFRVTPELAAELRAIAQRHLAQHLPGSASSAKP; translated from the coding sequence ATGAATGAAGCTGCCACCGCCGAACCCACAGCGCTGGAATCCGCGCTGCTGATTACCGCGGACAACCTCGAAGGCCGGCGCAAGATCCTGCAGCTGCTGTTCGATGCGCGCGTGTACGTGGTGCTCGATCAGCCCTGGGACGGCCGCGCGCTGCCGAGCACCGACATGCACCTGCTGCTGGTGAGCGACGGCAAGAACAGCCAGCAGGCGATGCTCGCGCTGTTCACCAGCCGCGAAAAATGCACGGCGGTGCCCAAGGGAGATTCGCTGTTCGATTATCCGGTCGAAGTGGACGCCAAATGGGCGCTGCTCGGCGTGCCCGAGGGCGCCGGCATTCTCGTCAATCCAAACTCGGCGCCGGCGTTCCGGGTCACGCCGGAGCTGGCGGCGGAATTAAGGGCGATTGCACAGCGTCACCTGGCGCAGCACCTGCCGGGCAGCGCATCCTCCGCCAAACCATGA
- a CDS encoding sulfotransferase, whose amino-acid sequence MPADFTTAAAPSAESACQSGLELLSRGDFAAADREFETAISMAPSMAQAHLGLGNSLRRQRQSRKAETALRRARTLDPNLRDATYSLAFLLHDAGRDIETSAALMELAAREPTDLTLQRQVTGLLMDFNCFEDAARLARKIAEVAPAAGAWQRLGACLLQLQRLPEAEEALNAAVRRDPLAGFAYLLMSQARRATTADRARLDDLQAILNNSKITGEARACLHFAMGNWLEDLGDFKGAWQQFSAANRLRRDARPFDRLVWEDYFKGLPKTVARADRIPISGPNPQPLFLIGFPGANPESLASLLATHPAVSSLGVSTQVDGVARACEQLADKAYPECLADIEDAQLDGLEQGARADWPEKTKEARWVLDETPLNFLHLALIQRVFPDSRIIHQHRQPWDECLSAYLWPFPHPNHSHVHALQDLAYFYRQYSALMDRWQESLPAQTLLKFPANSRVNIPATETHAVWKFLGLNPPPAAGALQPASRPLLSADPQKRDVPGRWRNYREYLAPVFEAAGLEPD is encoded by the coding sequence ATGCCAGCCGACTTCACAACAGCCGCAGCACCCAGCGCTGAGTCGGCCTGCCAATCCGGCCTGGAATTGCTGAGCCGCGGCGACTTCGCTGCCGCTGACAGGGAATTCGAAACCGCCATCTCCATGGCTCCGTCCATGGCGCAGGCGCATCTGGGACTGGGCAACAGCCTGCGGCGCCAGCGCCAATCGCGCAAAGCCGAAACGGCGCTGCGGCGTGCACGCACGCTGGACCCCAATCTGCGTGACGCCACTTACAGTCTTGCCTTTCTGCTGCACGACGCGGGCCGGGATATCGAAACGTCCGCGGCCTTGATGGAGCTGGCCGCACGCGAGCCCACGGATCTTACACTGCAAAGGCAGGTGACCGGCCTGCTGATGGATTTCAACTGCTTCGAGGATGCCGCCCGCCTGGCGAGAAAGATTGCCGAGGTCGCGCCGGCCGCGGGTGCCTGGCAACGCCTCGGCGCATGCCTGCTGCAGTTGCAGCGCCTGCCGGAAGCCGAAGAGGCGCTCAACGCGGCCGTACGCAGAGACCCGCTGGCCGGATTCGCCTACCTGCTCATGAGCCAGGCCCGCCGGGCGACGACGGCTGACCGGGCGAGGCTGGATGACCTGCAGGCCATTCTGAACAACAGCAAGATCACCGGCGAAGCGCGCGCCTGCCTGCATTTCGCCATGGGCAACTGGCTCGAAGATCTGGGTGATTTCAAAGGCGCTTGGCAGCAGTTTTCAGCCGCCAACCGACTGCGCCGCGACGCGCGGCCGTTTGACCGGCTGGTGTGGGAGGACTACTTCAAGGGCCTGCCGAAAACCGTTGCGCGCGCGGATCGAATCCCAATCTCGGGACCGAATCCCCAACCTCTGTTCCTCATCGGTTTTCCGGGTGCCAACCCCGAGTCGCTTGCCTCACTGCTCGCAACTCACCCTGCCGTGTCCAGCCTCGGCGTGAGCACCCAGGTGGATGGTGTGGCGCGCGCCTGTGAGCAACTGGCGGACAAGGCGTACCCCGAATGCCTTGCAGATATTGAAGACGCCCAGCTTGATGGCCTCGAACAGGGCGCGCGTGCCGATTGGCCCGAAAAGACCAAGGAGGCGCGGTGGGTTCTGGATGAAACTCCTTTGAATTTCCTGCATCTGGCACTGATTCAGCGGGTATTTCCGGATTCACGCATCATTCATCAGCACAGGCAGCCCTGGGACGAGTGCCTGTCCGCGTACCTTTGGCCCTTTCCCCATCCGAATCACAGCCATGTGCATGCTCTTCAGGACCTCGCTTATTTTTACCGGCAATACTCGGCGTTGATGGATCGGTGGCAGGAAAGCTTGCCGGCCCAAACCCTGTTGAAATTCCCGGCCAATTCCCGAGTGAACATTCCTGCTACAGAAACTCATGCAGTCTGGAAGTTTCTGGGACTGAACCCGCCGCCGGCCGCAGGCGCTCTACAACCGGCATCCCGGCCGCTGTTGTCGGCCGATCCGCAGAAACGGGACGTTCCGGGGCGCTGGCGGAACTATCGCGAGTACCTGGCCCCCGTGTTCGAGGCAGCGGGCCTGGAGCCTGACTGA
- a CDS encoding sulfotransferase produces MAANPMPSAEIRAQIAQAVFHQQRGAYADAERLLRAVIATDPRQPDALHYLGLLAFQTGRPEQAVDLMQRSITEAPGNAAFYYNLAGVLQKLGRGQEAVPLYQRCLDLQHGNGDAWQGLAQTLHALGHPEDAVACLEHAAIYAPNHSGCWSVLGEIQDALGMLPEATAAARRASELSPGNPELRARLGAQLIKQAHYDEAHRVLDQAIASAPRLAQAHYDRATLDAVLGNFDAARAGFETVLEIDPQFYSAYFHLAAIRKIPAGDPMIGRLEAAAERNQWREPAEAIHVHFTLGRILEGQGKYEQAFAHFSAGNQVRRSTLHYSAADQREVMHGLASLFDADYLRRMTGAAHTTHLPVFILGMSRSGTTLTEQILARHPQVRGGGELNFLHAALRRRLGRDYRLDYLAALRSLSDADLHGISAQCLNEMQALDPAAARITDKMPSNFMVLGLLHTLYPQARIIHCRRDPLDNCVSLYTTLFETGHGFSSDLAELGGYYRMYAELMQHWRAILPPGVMLELDYEALVSDTENQARRLLQHCGLEWDPACLQVGELQRGIRTASLFQARQPVYRSAVGRWKRYERFLGPLKTALGIPN; encoded by the coding sequence ATGGCCGCCAACCCGATGCCGTCCGCCGAAATCCGCGCCCAGATTGCCCAAGCCGTTTTCCACCAGCAGCGGGGGGCGTATGCGGACGCCGAACGCCTGTTGCGCGCGGTCATCGCCACCGATCCTCGCCAGCCTGACGCCCTGCATTATCTGGGCCTGCTCGCCTTTCAGACGGGACGACCCGAGCAGGCGGTGGACTTGATGCAGCGATCCATTACGGAAGCCCCCGGGAATGCCGCGTTTTATTACAACCTCGCAGGTGTGCTGCAGAAACTCGGCCGTGGCCAGGAGGCCGTGCCCCTCTACCAGCGGTGTCTGGACCTGCAGCATGGCAATGGCGATGCCTGGCAGGGCCTGGCCCAGACACTGCATGCGCTGGGGCACCCGGAAGACGCGGTGGCGTGCCTGGAACACGCTGCCATCTATGCGCCGAATCACAGCGGGTGCTGGTCCGTACTCGGCGAAATTCAGGACGCCCTCGGGATGCTTCCCGAGGCCACGGCCGCTGCCCGCAGGGCGTCGGAACTGTCACCTGGCAACCCTGAATTGCGCGCGCGTCTGGGAGCGCAACTTATAAAGCAGGCGCACTATGACGAGGCCCACCGGGTCCTGGACCAGGCCATCGCATCCGCACCGCGCCTCGCGCAAGCTCATTACGACCGCGCCACATTGGATGCCGTGCTGGGAAACTTTGATGCAGCGCGTGCCGGTTTTGAAACCGTGCTCGAAATTGATCCGCAGTTCTATTCGGCCTATTTCCATCTGGCCGCGATCCGGAAAATTCCCGCAGGTGATCCCATGATCGGCCGGCTGGAAGCCGCGGCGGAGCGCAACCAGTGGCGCGAGCCAGCCGAGGCCATCCACGTGCATTTCACTCTGGGACGGATTCTTGAAGGTCAGGGCAAGTATGAGCAGGCGTTTGCACATTTCAGCGCCGGCAACCAAGTACGTCGCTCCACGCTGCACTACTCCGCGGCCGATCAGCGCGAGGTGATGCATGGGCTGGCGTCGCTGTTCGACGCGGATTACCTGCGGCGCATGACGGGAGCTGCGCACACCACCCATCTGCCGGTATTCATACTCGGCATGTCGCGCTCCGGAACCACGCTCACCGAACAAATCCTGGCGCGTCATCCCCAGGTGCGCGGCGGCGGCGAACTCAACTTCCTGCACGCGGCCTTGCGCCGGCGCCTGGGCCGGGATTACCGCCTCGATTATCTCGCCGCGCTGCGCAGCCTGAGCGACGCGGATCTGCACGGGATCAGCGCGCAGTGCCTCAATGAAATGCAGGCGCTGGACCCGGCGGCGGCGCGCATCACCGACAAGATGCCTTCCAATTTCATGGTTCTCGGCCTGCTGCACACGCTCTATCCGCAGGCTCGCATCATCCACTGCCGGCGCGATCCGCTGGACAACTGCGTGTCGCTGTACACCACGCTGTTTGAAACCGGCCACGGGTTCAGTTCAGATCTGGCCGAGCTGGGCGGCTACTACCGCATGTACGCCGAGTTGATGCAGCACTGGCGTGCAATTCTGCCGCCCGGCGTGATGCTGGAACTGGATTACGAGGCGCTGGTCAGCGATACCGAAAATCAGGCGCGCCGCTTGCTGCAACATTGCGGGCTGGAGTGGGATCCCGCGTGCCTGCAAGTCGGCGAGTTGCAGCGCGGCATTCGGACCGCCAGTCTGTTTCAGGCACGCCAGCCCGTGTACCGTTCGGCGGTCGGGCGCTGGAAACGCTATGAGCGTTTCCTCGGGCCGCTGAAAACCGCGCTCGGCATCCCAAACTGA
- a CDS encoding putative 2OG-Fe(II) oxygenase yields the protein MSQPPIQINAAFASPLLRTRLPQCETLNARLRELFLAWESDPARKRSSLPTGVVKVAVYESDFSLFDNPEPEIQALKQFCLQGTGYAIQQLNGYSAEEMAQLRIFQHSWYHLTRHGGYTAQHNHPMASWSGVYCVDPGDPVQDKPNNGALRFLEARQTASMYLDSGNAHWKAPFGFGEQAFQFEAGELLLFPSYLVHEVAPYYGQRERITVAFNAWVRDAQSAGDEPFIRPR from the coding sequence ATGAGCCAACCGCCCATTCAGATCAACGCCGCGTTCGCCTCGCCGCTGCTGCGCACGCGGCTGCCGCAGTGCGAAACCCTCAACGCGCGCCTGCGCGAGCTGTTCCTCGCGTGGGAGTCCGATCCTGCGCGCAAGCGCAGCTCCCTGCCCACCGGGGTCGTCAAGGTGGCGGTGTATGAAAGCGATTTTTCACTGTTCGACAATCCCGAACCCGAAATCCAGGCGCTCAAGCAGTTCTGCCTGCAGGGCACCGGCTATGCCATCCAGCAGCTGAACGGGTACAGTGCCGAAGAAATGGCGCAATTGCGCATCTTCCAGCACAGCTGGTATCACCTCACGCGCCACGGCGGTTATACCGCCCAGCACAACCATCCCATGGCCTCGTGGTCAGGCGTGTATTGCGTGGACCCGGGGGATCCGGTGCAGGACAAGCCCAACAACGGTGCACTGCGCTTCCTGGAAGCCCGCCAAACCGCGAGCATGTACCTGGACAGTGGCAATGCGCACTGGAAGGCGCCGTTCGGCTTCGGCGAACAGGCCTTCCAGTTCGAGGCCGGCGAACTGCTGCTGTTTCCCTCGTATCTCGTGCACGAGGTGGCGCCGTATTACGGCCAGCGCGAACGCATCACCGTGGCTTTCAATGCATGGGTGCGCGACGCGCAATCTGCGGGCGACGAGCCTTTCATCAGGCCGCGCTAA
- a CDS encoding sulfotransferase, producing MNEAAAETPLFEQASQAYEQGRRTQAAQLARQLLQQSPQHTGAWFLLGSVLLDDGRAEEALPCLQAAARLAPMHAGILRALGTAHFNLQQWPEAARQFELALHHGPADAGLLNNFGVTLKELGESEAAITIYRQALQLEPNDARIHNNLALALNREHDYAAAIDAYKRSTQLDARNAAVWINLATLLEQTNRLDETEAVLAQALQLEPQSARLALVAAKCLRRRGRTESAIARLKDALKQPRLNKELQRSLEFELGRNHDLQGDSDEAYRHFELGNRLTLEAWPELADGARAYLAELDMLLDICTPAWLRALPRTKPADSQLQTAFLVSFPRSGTTLMDTFLDAHPKVRVLEEEPCLGQVLDRVRALPGSYPRAVASLSAEQLAELSTVYLNAVTKLARPEAGMLVVDKNPFHSTHAGLIQRLLPGTRFIFALRHPCDVVLSCFMQPFGRSPVLANLLDLETSAEVYRRVMDLWLRYRDALPLEVHELRYEQLVTDTHSSLQALLEFLGLAWSEELADHTAHAQRRGRIYTPSYHQVIRPVYSDAVNRWQRYQRHFGAALDLLRPYAGHFGYSI from the coding sequence GTGAACGAGGCCGCGGCCGAGACGCCGTTGTTTGAACAAGCCTCTCAAGCCTACGAGCAGGGCCGGCGCACGCAGGCCGCACAGCTGGCGCGTCAGCTGTTGCAGCAGTCGCCGCAACACACGGGCGCATGGTTCCTGCTCGGCAGCGTGCTGCTGGACGACGGCCGCGCTGAAGAGGCCCTGCCCTGTCTGCAAGCGGCGGCGCGCCTGGCGCCGATGCACGCCGGCATTCTGCGTGCGCTCGGTACGGCGCATTTCAACCTCCAGCAGTGGCCCGAAGCTGCGCGGCAGTTCGAGCTGGCCTTGCACCACGGACCGGCCGACGCCGGACTGCTTAACAACTTCGGTGTGACGCTCAAGGAACTGGGCGAAAGCGAGGCCGCTATCACGATTTACCGGCAAGCTCTGCAGCTTGAGCCGAATGACGCCCGCATCCACAACAATCTCGCTCTCGCCCTGAACCGAGAACACGACTACGCGGCAGCCATTGACGCGTACAAGCGCTCCACGCAGCTCGATGCGCGCAATGCCGCCGTGTGGATCAATCTCGCCACCCTGCTGGAACAGACCAACCGCCTGGACGAAACCGAAGCGGTGCTCGCGCAGGCACTGCAACTCGAGCCGCAGTCCGCGAGACTCGCTTTGGTGGCTGCCAAATGTCTGCGCAGGCGCGGCCGCACGGAGTCTGCCATTGCCCGCCTCAAGGATGCCCTCAAGCAACCGAGATTGAACAAGGAACTGCAGCGCAGCTTGGAATTCGAGCTGGGGCGCAATCATGACCTGCAGGGTGACAGCGACGAGGCTTACCGGCATTTCGAGCTCGGGAACCGGCTGACGCTGGAAGCCTGGCCGGAACTCGCGGATGGCGCGCGCGCCTATCTCGCAGAGCTCGACATGCTGCTGGATATCTGCACGCCCGCCTGGCTCCGGGCGCTGCCGCGCACGAAGCCCGCGGATTCGCAATTGCAGACCGCTTTTCTGGTGAGCTTTCCGCGCTCCGGCACGACCCTCATGGACACCTTCCTCGATGCCCACCCAAAGGTGCGCGTGCTGGAAGAAGAACCGTGCCTGGGACAGGTGCTCGACCGGGTGCGCGCCTTGCCCGGGAGTTACCCGCGCGCCGTCGCCTCGCTCAGCGCCGAGCAGCTGGCGGAATTGAGCACCGTGTATCTGAACGCCGTCACCAAACTGGCGCGGCCGGAAGCAGGCATGCTGGTGGTGGACAAGAATCCGTTCCATTCGACGCATGCCGGCCTCATCCAGCGCCTGTTGCCCGGCACGCGCTTCATCTTCGCACTGCGCCATCCTTGCGACGTGGTGCTGTCCTGCTTCATGCAGCCTTTCGGCCGCAGTCCGGTACTCGCGAATCTTCTCGATCTCGAAACCAGCGCTGAGGTTTACCGGCGGGTCATGGACCTGTGGCTGCGCTACCGTGATGCCTTACCTCTCGAAGTCCATGAATTGCGCTACGAGCAACTGGTGACGGATACGCACTCCAGCCTGCAGGCGCTGCTGGAATTCCTCGGCCTGGCGTGGTCGGAAGAACTGGCCGATCACACGGCGCACGCGCAGCGACGCGGCCGCATTTATACGCCGAGCTACCACCAGGTCATCCGTCCGGTGTACAGCGACGCCGTCAACCGCTGGCAGCGTTATCAGCGCCATTTCGGCGCAGCGCTGGACCTCCTGCGGCCTTATGCGGGGCATTTCGGCTACTCCATATAG
- a CDS encoding TonB-dependent receptor yields MNSNLRKAVRYALVAGAASAMAAPAVLAQSAAQQTPANNQNQNQNANTAQLGKIEVTGTRIKRTDVETAQPVTIITAQQIQQSGLTTIGDVLQNLTQSGAAINTLFNNGGNGSTSIDLRYLGSNRVLVLVNGRRWTPQLNGVVDLNTIPVSVIDHVEILQDGASAVYGSDAITGVVNIITLKNYNGAEAHAYVGIYHNTYNAKTSKPNNGFDHWDGKIQQYDFTIGSQGDRAGVVFDAGYTNQQSIWAGSRVQSREAIWTQGGGSSGAADGRFFFIGTGFAGKTFGTGTCAAFNPAAKSYGTCDMSLTATPSNNPQLGNFTNWSPAHAFNYAPLNYFVTPLETKSIYVQGHYDLADNLTFTSEAMYSNRTSQQTLAPSPLFLGLGNYLNNGSYIGIGKNNPYNPFGQDIVGNANQYCPGNAAATSVAVSGCSNELLILWGRRPLEAGNRNFNENVASYTFRMGLNGFFNMLGSEWDWDVGSIYGNTYQSNLTQGLFNTSRLATQLNSPGAAQCNGPGQVTQPAGQSVLINGLYYPIITAGCVPFNPFGGFNLATGQGSLTPQMLAYSQYEEHNVNSVTLRDYTANITGDLFQMPAGPFGVALGAEYLENDGFDHPDSTTATGNTSGNVSTPTDGKEWSTAEYIEFNIPLLADVPLFHSLNLDLANRWTQIKWKGGEPGDTFYGVENRASATTGRAALKWQPTDDLLIRGSWSQGFRAPSLADLYTGQFSNYPGVQDPCAGPPNGNYVPPAPLPPGCGGVVHTQPNGQIQTIGGGNPHLSPEKAISRSVGFVYNPGWFPGFDFSADFYKIELDHAVGTINAQQILNGCYIAQNAANCALINLQGKVISKIFSISTNTGGEYTRGIDVSTHYKFPSTAIGDFKLGLNWTFVRSFVLTTICTPVAATGACPTGWKNTELVGNGSAFTAFPSQKGNISLDWNYGDWSARWFMQYIGSWFEPCTTKTKTAKECSNPTSPNAFSGGTGMNHQGRTIYHDVEGTYHVDAINTDFTFGIRNLFDKEPPATLTSFANSFIPSVGYRVPGRFFYAQVAVKF; encoded by the coding sequence ATGAACAGCAACCTTCGCAAAGCCGTGCGTTACGCTCTGGTGGCGGGTGCCGCCTCGGCCATGGCCGCACCAGCGGTGCTCGCGCAAAGCGCGGCGCAGCAGACCCCCGCCAATAACCAGAATCAGAACCAGAACGCCAATACCGCGCAACTCGGCAAGATCGAGGTCACGGGCACGCGCATCAAGCGCACCGACGTCGAGACCGCGCAGCCGGTGACCATCATCACCGCACAGCAGATTCAGCAGAGCGGCCTGACCACGATCGGCGATGTGCTGCAGAACCTCACCCAGTCGGGCGCCGCCATCAACACGCTGTTCAACAACGGCGGCAACGGTTCGACATCCATTGACCTGCGGTATCTGGGATCCAACCGGGTACTGGTGCTGGTGAACGGCCGGCGCTGGACCCCGCAACTCAACGGCGTCGTGGACCTGAACACCATACCGGTGTCGGTGATTGACCATGTGGAAATCCTGCAGGATGGCGCCTCGGCCGTTTACGGTTCGGATGCCATCACGGGCGTGGTGAACATCATCACCCTCAAGAACTACAACGGCGCCGAAGCGCATGCTTATGTGGGCATCTACCACAACACCTACAACGCCAAGACCTCGAAACCCAACAACGGTTTCGACCACTGGGACGGCAAGATCCAGCAATACGACTTCACCATCGGTTCGCAGGGCGACCGCGCGGGCGTGGTGTTCGATGCCGGTTATACCAACCAGCAGTCCATCTGGGCGGGCAGCCGCGTGCAATCGCGGGAAGCCATCTGGACGCAGGGCGGGGGCAGTTCCGGTGCGGCCGACGGCCGATTTTTCTTTATCGGTACCGGTTTTGCCGGCAAGACCTTTGGGACGGGGACCTGTGCGGCGTTCAACCCGGCTGCGAAGTCCTACGGCACCTGCGACATGAGCTTGACCGCCACGCCGAGCAACAACCCGCAGTTGGGCAACTTCACGAACTGGTCGCCAGCGCACGCATTCAATTACGCGCCGTTAAATTATTTCGTGACGCCGCTGGAGACCAAATCCATCTATGTTCAGGGCCACTACGACCTCGCGGACAACCTGACCTTCACTTCGGAGGCCATGTACAGCAACCGCACCTCTCAGCAGACGCTGGCGCCCTCGCCCTTGTTCTTGGGCTTGGGTAATTACCTCAACAACGGCTCCTACATCGGCATCGGCAAGAACAACCCTTACAACCCCTTCGGCCAGGACATCGTGGGTAATGCCAACCAGTACTGCCCGGGCAACGCGGCGGCCACAAGTGTAGCCGTGAGCGGCTGCTCCAACGAGTTGCTGATTCTCTGGGGCCGGCGGCCGCTGGAAGCCGGTAACCGCAACTTCAACGAGAACGTGGCGAGCTACACCTTCCGCATGGGCCTGAACGGCTTCTTCAACATGCTGGGCAGCGAGTGGGACTGGGACGTGGGCTCGATCTACGGCAACACCTACCAGTCGAACCTCACCCAAGGCCTGTTCAACACCAGCCGCTTGGCGACGCAGTTGAATTCCCCCGGTGCCGCTCAGTGTAACGGCCCCGGCCAAGTAACCCAGCCCGCAGGCCAGTCGGTGCTCATCAACGGCCTGTATTACCCGATCATCACGGCTGGTTGCGTGCCATTCAATCCCTTCGGCGGTTTTAACTTGGCCACCGGGCAGGGCAGCCTGACGCCACAGATGCTGGCCTACAGCCAGTATGAAGAGCACAACGTGAACTCCGTGACGCTGCGCGACTACACCGCGAACATCACCGGCGATCTCTTCCAGATGCCGGCCGGTCCGTTTGGGGTGGCGCTCGGTGCCGAGTACCTCGAGAACGACGGCTTCGACCACCCGGACTCCACCACCGCCACCGGCAATACCTCGGGCAACGTATCCACGCCCACCGACGGCAAGGAATGGAGCACCGCCGAGTACATCGAGTTCAACATTCCGCTGCTCGCGGACGTGCCGCTGTTCCACTCTCTGAACCTGGACCTCGCCAACCGCTGGACGCAGATCAAATGGAAGGGCGGCGAACCGGGCGACACGTTCTATGGGGTGGAGAACCGTGCCAGCGCCACCACCGGCCGTGCGGCTCTGAAGTGGCAGCCGACCGATGACCTGTTGATCCGCGGCAGTTGGTCGCAGGGCTTCCGCGCGCCCAGTTTGGCGGATCTGTACACCGGCCAGTTCTCGAATTATCCGGGTGTGCAGGATCCCTGCGCGGGCCCGCCGAACGGCAACTACGTGCCTCCGGCTCCGTTGCCCCCGGGCTGCGGTGGCGTCGTGCACACGCAGCCGAACGGACAGATCCAGACTATCGGCGGCGGTAACCCGCACCTGAGTCCGGAGAAGGCCATCTCCAGGTCGGTCGGATTTGTATATAACCCCGGCTGGTTCCCGGGCTTTGACTTCAGCGCCGATTTCTACAAGATCGAGCTGGATCACGCGGTCGGGACGATTAATGCGCAGCAGATATTGAATGGCTGCTACATAGCGCAGAATGCCGCGAATTGTGCGCTCATTAATCTCCAGGGCAAGGTAATTTCGAAGATCTTTTCCATCTCCACCAATACCGGCGGGGAGTACACCCGCGGCATAGACGTGAGCACGCACTACAAGTTCCCATCCACCGCCATCGGCGACTTCAAGCTGGGGCTGAACTGGACCTTCGTGCGTTCCTTCGTGCTTACAACGATCTGCACGCCGGTCGCGGCAACCGGTGCCTGTCCTACCGGCTGGAAGAACACCGAGCTGGTCGGCAACGGCAGCGCCTTCACCGCCTTCCCCAGCCAGAAGGGCAACATCTCGCTCGACTGGAACTACGGAGACTGGTCGGCGCGTTGGTTCATGCAGTACATCGGGTCTTGGTTCGAACCCTGCACGACTAAGACCAAGACGGCCAAGGAGTGCTCCAACCCGACGAGCCCCAACGCCTTCTCCGGAGGCACGGGTATGAACCACCAGGGCCGCACCATCTACCACGATGTGGAAGGCACCTACCACGTGGACGCGATCAATACCGACTTCACTTTCGGTATCCGCAACCTGTTCGACAAGGAGCCGCCAGCGACGCTCACCTCGTTCGCCAACAGCTTCATTCCGTCGGTGGGTTACCGCGTCCCGGGCCGGTTCTTCTACGCCCAGGTGGCCGTGAAGTTCTGA